Genomic window (Lycium barbarum isolate Lr01 chromosome 2, ASM1917538v2, whole genome shotgun sequence):
aagtttattgatttgagGGATCTCTATCTAATTTCTTTTAATTCTAATTCTCGCGGAGGGATTgtttcaaataagtttattgattaaGGACTAATCGCAAGAGGTCTTTATTCCTCATAACACAAATCAAGTCTAGGAACTATTTCTATTATTTTGTGGAATTTACTAAAAAAAAGGTTTTACTGTCATATATATACTAAGTGAATTCAACGACTCCCAACTCtttcttttaaaataatttttgaaagttGTTTTTTTTGTTAAAGTAATTTACAAATTTAAGCCACTACTCTCCTTTCATCAATCTGATTCTCTCAAATAGCAGcaaaaatactacaagtctgcaGCATAGATTTTCCAATCTTtgtgggacgatatcttaaactatattagaatttgacagagtacgagcgaaatttttggcgccgttgccggggattgGCATACATCTACTTCAGACTAAGTGTTTTGCTACTAATTTGAGAACTTACGTTTATGTTTATTATTATCTATATATTCATTAATATTATCATTACCAACTAAGTACtattataattattttatttattaatattagtgTTTTTATTTGTAATCAtataaattttctttaaaaaaaaataaaaaatcttccTACAGTTTCATCGTTACATCACCTCTATTCTTACCATCATTATAACTTTTTCTATTATCATTATATATACTTCCTTTATATAGAAGTGCTATAATATTTCATTATTAGTACTACCGTATGTTGTTCTCATCACTCCTGTCTATATAAAAGtgtgattttttttattattattggtgttaaaagatagttgttgttgttgttgctgcaaTATTACTGTAGTTTATGACCCGCTCTTCTTCAAAAGAGTTGGCATATTACGATCCAGAAATTGAAAGATCTATTCGTTTGCGCAGGAAGAAACAAACATCCGCTTCTCAAAGTGTAACTCGTGAAGAAATAGAGCATCAACCAGGAGTTGAAAATCAACCACCAGGAATTCCACCACCACTTGTTCCAGAAGATCAGTTTGACGAAGTGGTTCCAAGACTAGCAAACAGAATTTTAAGGGATTATGCTAGACCAGATCACTTCAATTGTGAATCTAGTGTGAGGAACCCTCTAGTTGCAGCTAACAACTTCGAAATCAGGACTGGAttaattcaaacaattcaacaatCATGTACATTCATCGGTGATCTTAGTGAAGATCCACGTAGTCATCTGATTGATTTCTTAGAATTAGTTGAAACTGCTAAATATAATGGAGTATCCCCTGAAGCAATCAAGCTAAGGCTATCTCCTTTTTCTTTAAAAGGAGATGCCAAGACTTTGTTGCGAAGTTTGCCTCAAGGGTCTATTATCACATGGGATCATATGACTCAAaaaattttaaataaatatttttcccCTGCTAAAACCACAAAGTTAAGACAAGATATTACTAATTTCTTGCAGACTGACACGGAGTCAGTTTATTAAGCTTAGGAGAGATTAAAAGCAATGCTAAGAAAATTTCCACATCATGACATTGCTGAACATATGCAATTGTATATTTTTTATCATGGGCTACAACCTTCTTCTCGAAATGTGATAGATGCAGCTGCAGGAGGTTCCATTATGGGAAAAACCACAGAAGAAGCTTTCCAAATGATGAATGAAATATTTGAAAATGCCATTCAATGGCCATCTGATCGTGTAATCAATAAGAAAGCTGCTACTGTAATTCAAGCAGATGCTTTAAATACACTAACTCAACAAATTGCTTCTTTGGCACAAAAGTTTGAATCTTTTCAGGAGAATAAACAACAGTCAAGCCAAGCTGAGGCCTGTGACATATGTGGAGGAAACCATCTAAACCATGATATGTCAAGCAAGCAACCAAAATGATGAGCAGGTTAATACCGTCGGATACAAGCCATACTCTTTTGGTAGTTCATTGGCACAAAAACATCTAGGCTTTCAATGGAGCAATCCAAATGGTGCTGAAAACTCCCAAAGCTTTCAAAATCAACAGGTACAGGGTCCACCATGATACCAGAATCAAAATCGCGGGCCATCAAATTTCAGACCATATCAACAAATAACTCCATATCAGCAGAGGTCGCAACAAACACATACGAATCTTGATGACCTATTGTATAAGTACATCAAATCCACTGATGAAAAAATGGAGAGTCAAAATTCAGCTCTAAAAAATCTAGAAATTCAGTTAAGCCAGTTTGCAACTCTTGTGTCCGAAAAGATTCAAGGTCCCTTACCAAGCAATACACAGAAAAATCCAAAGGAGTACCTTTGAGCCATCGCTTTACGGTCAGGTAAGAACCTTGATGAACCTTACAAGGACACCCAAGAAAAGAATCAATAATCACAACAGGTGGACAAAGGTAAGAATGCCGAAACACCCTCTGAACAatcagaagaaaaaagaaaagaaaatggaagagGAAAATATTCTCCCTGTGAAAATTCCTTTCCCCCCAAAAAATGAAGAGATAAAAGCTTGATAGTCAATTTGTCAAGTTTTTGGATATTTTGAAACAAATTCACATTAATATTCCTTTTACTGATGCTTTATTACAAATGTCTTCATATGCCAAGTTTCTCAAAGAAATTTTGTCAAGCAAAAGAAAACTGGAAGAAGCTTCTGTGGTAGTACTTACTGAAAAATGTAGTGCTATACTTCAAAACAAACTACCACAAAAGCTCGGGGATCCATGTAGTTTTATAATTCCATGCACTTTGGGAGGAGTATATTTTGAAAAAGCACTTTGTGACTCTGGGGCTTCAATGAATCTAATGCCGTTTTCTATTTTTAGAAAATTGGATCTTGCTGAAATAAAAAAACACAAGTGTTTCTCTTCAGTTTGCAGATCAAAGTACTAAAAAACCTAAGGGAATAATTGAAAATATTCTTGTAAGAGTTGATAAGTTCGTTTTCCCTGTGGATTTTATAGTACTTGAAATGCAGGAATGTCCTGATGAACCGATAATTTTGGGTAGACCATTTCTTGCTACAGGAAAAACAATCATAGATGTCCATCAAGGACAATTAATTTTAAGAGTAGATGAAGAAAGAGTCATTTTTGTTATGCAAAAAATGCTAAGATTTTCAGGAGATGAGACATCATCCCTATGTTTTTCAATTGACATGATTAGTGATCTTGCAGATGAATTCAAAGATGATAATTTGATTCTAGATTCTATGGAAAGATGCTTGTCCAAATCTAACACCTCACATGATGATGATCCCACCATCAGGAGCGAAGCTGAAATATTGGGAAAACATTACAAGGATGAGGAGATACAATCGGAAGAAGTTCAACCAAAAATTGAACTCAAAATTCTTCCTTCTCATTTGAAATATGTTTATCTTGAGCATAAATTATTTCCAGTAATTATTTCATCTTCTCTATCTGCTGAACAGGAAAACAGTTTAATTGAAGTACTACGAGCACACAAAGGAGCCTCAGGGTGGACAGTGGAAGATATCAAAGGGATTAGTCCAGCTATTTGTATGCACAAAATCCTCATGGAAGATAGCTACAAACCAATAGTCCAGCCCCAAAGGAGATTGAATCCTACAATGCAAGAAgtggtgaaaaatgaaataattaaACTTCTTGCGGCAGGTATCATCTACCCCATTTCTGATAGCCCTTGGGTAAGTCCTGTTCAAGTAGTACCAAAAAAATGAGGTATGACGgtcataaaaaatgaaaataatgaactccTACCTACTAGAACAATTACTGGATGGAGAgtttgtattgattatagacgCCTCAATGATACTAGAAAAGACCATTTTCCTTTACCATTTATTGATCAAATGTTGGAAAGGTTAGCAGGATATGGTTCTTACTGTTTTCTTGATGGATATTCAGGTTATAACCAGATACCAATAGCACCAGAAGATCAGGATAAGACAACTTTCACATGTCCCCATGGAACATATGCCTATAGGAGAATACCATTTGGTTTATGTAATGCACCTGCCACATTTCAACGTTGTATGTCAGCAATTTTCTCAGACATGACCGAAAAATTTCTAGAgatttttatggatgatttcactctttttggaaaatcatttgaAAATTGTTTTTACCATTTGACCTTAGTTCTTAAGAAATGTGAAGAGACAAACTTGAttcttaattgggagaaatgtcattttatGGTTACATAAGGAATTGTTCTAGGTCATAGgagcatcaacaaaaaaaaaaggcttgtGAGGATGAAGACGATCAAGGCAGTGAGTCTAGAAGCATATACTTGGTATAAGAaaatcgaagttgaaaaatggacattACATGCTGATGAAGGCAGGAGATGGGAGATGCTTACAACAAACAGCTCggagtcattcaatggtttgGTAAAATCTGCTCGGGGACCACCCATTACTACAATGGTAAGAATGACTTTCATGCATGTGGAGCGGTTTGTGACAAAAACTAAGCAAGCCAGAGCCATATTAGCAGAGGGTAgaagatggatgccaaaaccttAAAAAATGATGGAGCATCATAGGAAAAAATGTCAGCTGCACAAGATGACCGAGTATAGCCTGGCTGAACGTGTGTATGAAGTCAGAACAGGTTATTACCAGGGTAGGggaggaaaacatacataccgtttatgagggcaCGAGAACGTGcagttgtggtaagtggcaaacataccatatgccgtgttctcatgccgTCAAGTGTTTCGAGGCAATGGGAAAAACAGTATCAAGTTATGTGGCATCGGAATACAACGTCAAAAGTTACGCAAAAGCATATGTCAGCCGTTTCTACCCAGTTagtgatcaagcttattggccaaacgagtcattttcaatggttgctaaGAAGGAGTATATCCATAAAATTCGGGTTAATGCACGAACTCGGattcacaatcaaatggatgtcaatGATAGGACATACTCTTGCAGGTGCTCTACGTGTAAGAAGTTTAGCCATGATAAGCGCTTGTGTAGCCCACGAGGCTGTGGTGGTGCAACTACTTCTCGTAGTAGAGGAGTCTCCCATACTTGatgtattgttttaaatattttgttattgtaaataatgatgtattatttggttattgcagtgaattattttgaacctctcgtattggatgaattattttttaatataatatttttatttgtacattcgaaaaaaagtaatgccttgactaaaaaataaaacacttaaaacaaaaccttataaaatGAAAGACTTAAACCTAAACATAAcaagattcaaacaaacaaaacttactttgggccaatttacaacccctaaaacgacaatccaaaagTTTAGGtaaacttgatgtaatgagccgacattattgtccgcaaaaaaagatattaagttctatataaaatattaatatttcagAGTTTTGAAACATTACTAATCTTgcgtcaaagtatgaaaaaacgtGAATTTGAGAGCTTTAAAATTGTGTGGAAAAAAAAATACTACtctttgcgcactaatttagtgcgcaaagggTACTTCGGTGACTTTTTTTTTCGGGTTATTTTGGTACCTTTAGttactttttgggtcatttaagttgcggactccctTTTTATTCACTTTTACCAGTTCACTGTAttagtaaaaataaaattttcactTGCTTGTTCAATTTAGCAtattaaaagattttttttcttctgTTTTTGACCTTTAACATTAACAACTAATTtctcaaatcatttttcaagtcTATGATACCTTACACCAATTAATTTGGTTATTATGGTAAACAACACTTTATTTATTAAGTActtcttaaggggtgtgtaaaGTCCATTATAGAGCATTAAAAGTGTAACAGAGGGAGTAATTTGGATGGAAAACAAAATTGTACAAAGATATTTTATGTGTTATTTTctcttatatatataatatttcttATAAGAATGacatataattaaaaataaatttgtaATTGTGAGTTTGTTCTAAAGGAGTTAATCTTTCATAGGATGTCATGAATGTAATTAAAACAATAAACTTTAAAAGAACTTTTGTAATATGCCAAAAAAATTTCATTCAAATTCGGTATCCAGATAAATGTAAAATGAAACTGAAGGAGAATTTTGTTTAATTATAATTTGCCTTTGACTACGAAATAATTGTACACGTTCGAAGAAGTCATATTGAACTagagaaataaaggaaaatggCTGTTCGGTGGAGTGGGGTCCACCTTTTAACATTCAAACCATGTGAATTAAGAAAAGGGCAAACCATGATTTCTTTTGTAGCTTTTTTCTCTTCCCTCTTTTAttggaaaaaaaataaagcatgTCATGTGGAACGATGCAGTGTGCTTATGGATCATATCTTTCTGCTTTTTCTCTTGTCCAAGGCAACCCAAGATGCTTCTGCTCATACTTAATTGAGTACTTCTTAATTGATTCTTTCTTGACAATTTAGTGAGTTGGAAGGAAGTCAGAATCATATTATCTCAGATTATATACGAAACTAAAAATAAGGTATTTTTTTAGTAAAAATGAAATACTTACAATTCTTACTTATTTCCTTAGTCGGATTATGAAGCAGCTATGCCAAATGATCTTCCCCCTGTTTTAGGCCTTTGTTGgctgggtcatttgcacttttgtccctattttgtgctggtctttaatttttgtccctagaGCCAAATAAATTTTTCGCAGGACAGTATATATTTTTGCATCATAATATTCCTCAAGTTACGCTTCGCGCCCTTGAAAAAACTTAAGTCCCACtagacataagttcgattttgaaaagaaaaaaaattaaagatcagcccaTTTGAAAGAAAAATGTGCAATTTCTTCTTATTTGCTTGAATACCAGCAAGGTTACGGGACAACAATTTTAGAGCTACCGTCCAACAGAGCAGGCTTATATACACATGACATTGGCAGAAGTGCACCCATGGACTATTTAAGGTTGCTGTTTCAGACATATCCAATTTTTTAAATTGTTCAATTTTTTCCAGTATGTAAAACGTAAGTAAAATTGGATAAAAATATGCTTAAAATAAAGACAACCCAAAGTACTCTGCACAGTAAGTATGCTTAGTTGAAGATAGCAGAGCTCCTACTTTTCGCTGAAGAGTTGCATGAAAGAACGCCTTTGAACTAAAGGTTTTTTGAAAGCATAAGGGCAAATCAAAATTCATGTTAGCATTATACTGGCTATTTGTGCACAATAATTAGAAATTGACTACACATTAAATAGCAGGGTACAAATAGGCCATCCATGAAATTTGCTAATGGTACAAGATGGGCCTATCTAGTTGTCGAGTTCGCTAAACCCAAATTGGAAagtcatttggggtggtctttaatttttaaccttcaaattggtggtctttaagttttgtccttcgcttaatacCCTGAGATTGTGGATTAAAACCCCAGCTcagtataaaaaataaaaaaaatcgcaaggcagaatttgcatggccaAAAATTCTGCCTGtacccatgcaaattctgccttaaggcggAATTTCAGCCttgaaggacaaaagttaaagaccaccattttgagggccaaaaatcaaagaccacccccagcggaGGTTAATCCTGTAAATTTCCCAAAAAAGTTTCCAATTTGGGTTTACTGGAAGTCTGGACTCGACCACTTGCTAGTAGGcactctgttttaatttatgtggtaCTTTTCTTTTTCTGAAACTCAAATTATGTAATCTTTGaccaaaattttaaaatatattcttGAATCATATTGACATGGcatgagaagaattgcaacttattGTACTTTTCCTATAGTTTTTTAATATAgtaaattttgatttttgaatattaagttaatctaatccaatttagcttcaaagattAATCAAATTTACTCTCGGAAAAGAAAAGTGTCACAGaaattgagacagaggaagtAACATTTTGTTTTAGAATATTTTGTCATTTTCTGCTTTTTTTAAGTGTTATATAAAGAGATATAAATAAACTAGTTACTGATCCTATCTTATCAGGGTAATATTACAGTGCCATGTGACAATCTTCTAGAATATGAACGGAATACTTATAACAGTTAAATTTTCAACAAGTAGAGCGTGTAGAGACTAATGAAAGAAAACGTATCACTGAAGCGTTTCCGCAATACAGAGCGTCATCTTAACATATTGATTTAAAACGCAATCTCAatatcttttccttttttttttctttctctaagTAGTAATTACCTCTTTCTTAAGAAGTCCCTTATCATTTTATATGGTCTTTATTCTTTGGGGAACCTGTGTTTTTGTTTGCCAATGTTTTTTTTTGGGTAACACTGTGAATTTACCATTGATAACAATAAGAGCAGGTACCTAATCTCACTTTCATCTAAGGAGGTGAGCATCAGGTCTCACCCCAGCAACTAATTACATTGTAGAGAACGCAAAAAACCTCTACAACTATGTGCTTTCCTCGACCTTTGCAGTATACTTATCCTCTCTATAATTTCCAGTTTTATTTGCGTAAGAACAACCTCCCTATGTacatttattttcttgaaaatcctcCAGTTCCTAGCCCTCCAAGTGTGATATATTACTGCCCCCCAGATGGCTGCAACCACTTCCTTCTTGAATTGGGGCCAATGCTTCCTTTTGATTCTAGCCAAAGTTTGTTGCACCCCTCCAAGATGTAACTGGACACCAGCCCACTGCATCAATTTAGTACTGACAGCTTGAGTCCAGGAGCAATCCACAAATAGGTGATGAGCTGTTTCCAAGGCTTGAGTATTGCACAAGCAACAATGTTCATCCTCCACTGTTATGTTTAACCTAAGTAGTCTGTCCTTAgtgaggatcctattttgattAGCCACCCATAGGACATATCTGTGCTTAGGTTGAGCAGCTGCAGTCCATATAAGGTCTGCTGATTCAAGTCTTCTAAGGTTCCCAAGCATGGCAATATAACTATGAGTCATGGAATATTTTCCTCCAGCAGTCGACTTATATCTACCATGTTGGTACCAAGTCTTCATATCCTCTTTCAATCCATTTAGTTTCTTCCAGTACCAGCTGCAGTCTTGAGGAGCCTTATGTACCCAAATATCAGCatcttcttttatgtatataccaTGAACCCACTTAACCCACAAAGAGGCTTTATGTTCCACTAACTGCCATAACAGTTTGCCTACTGAAGAAATATTCCAGATCTTGCATCCTTTAACATTCAAGCCACCTGATTTCTTAGGCCAACAAACCTGTTCCCACGAGACTAGAGATATTTTTTTCTGTCCTTCCGTAGCACCCCACAAGTATTCTCTGCATTTTTTGTCCACTGCTTTCACTACAATTTGAGGCAATATAAATACACTGCCCCAAAAGCTATGAATAGAAACCAAC
Coding sequences:
- the LOC132629103 gene encoding uncharacterized protein LOC132629103 produces the protein MPFDRKDVKTAIFQIDSNKSPGPDGYRNGFFKASWKVVGDDITEAFLEFFQNGILLKQLNSTCIALIPEVNYPEYANQFRPISCCNVLYKCISKLICSRLNHAISYLVADNQSAFVQGRSMLQNVLICHDLLRHYNRKTTPRCLVKIDLRKAYDMVSWELLEEVLKSFGFPAKFSQLVMTCVSLPKFSVNVNGENHGYFEGKRGLRQGDPISPLLFVLIMEYLSRVLKCMGSLPDFKFHPMYKQLKLNHLIFADDLMVFCKAELKSVTRVMEALSHFSRASGLVANMDKSNLFMAGIEGKGATTGQDSFWGSVFILPQIVVKAVDKKCREYLWGATEGQKKISLVSWEQVCWPKKSGGLNVKGCKIWNISSVGKLLWQLVEHKASLWVKWVHGIYIKEDADIWVHKAPQDCSWYWKKLNGLKEDMKTWYQHGRYKSTAGGKYSMTHSYIAMLGNLRRLESADLIWTAAAQPKHRYVLWVANQNRILTKDRLLRLNITVEDEHCCLCNTQALETAHHLFVDCSWTQAVSTKLMQWAGVQLHLGGVQQTLARIKRKHWPQFKKEVVAAIWGAVIYHTWRARNWRIFKKINVHREVVLTQIKLEIIERISILQRSRKAHSCRGFLRSLQCN